A region from the Plutella xylostella chromosome 6, ilPluXylo3.1, whole genome shotgun sequence genome encodes:
- the LOC105388975 gene encoding uncharacterized protein LOC105388975 — protein sequence MDLKKLKSARGFVKDGYTSRAYQLERDLDAEPSLEDLLCYLDKRALALEGTDQGLHQQQPQARYGKVAAHAAAADKPPTCLNCKSTNHKLFNCKQFQLMASKERIDFVKQNKLCNVCLGAHFSKCRFHFRCAECKGPHNTLVHYNEPALAPPVTLTGNNNSNVLLPTARVKAIAKDGTEVHFKALLDSGSQVSIVTSKLVQLLGLTPKQSATNIIGISNAKNHLKYCVPLEIHSLKSAFKTTVTCHVTDQITSQLPQSKINLDELQLPSNIEWADEQFNVPSDIHMLMGANIMFQVLLPEKSSVTPANNSGKQSPAQNDLHIFNTHFGHIIGGSLPTGSAKM from the exons ATGGATTTAAAAAAGCTTAAATCCGCAAGGGGCTTCGTAAAAG ATGGTTATACGTCTCGGGCATATCAACTCGAGCGGGACCTGGACGCCGAACCCAGCCTGGAGGATTTACTCTGCTATCTGGACAAAAGGGCTCTGGCGCTGGAGGGCACCGACCAGGGTCTTCACCAACAACAACCCCAAGCAAGATACGGGAAGGTAGCAGCACACGCAGCCGCAGCTGACAAGCCGCCAACCTGCTTAAATTGTAAGTCGACAAATCATAAGCTATTTAATTGCAAACAGTTTCAGTTGATGGCGAGCAAGGAGAGGATAGATtttgttaaacaaaataagCTGTGCAATGTCTGTCTTGGTGCGCATTTTTCAAAGTGTAGGTTTCACTTCAGATGTGCTGAGTGCAAAGGACCCCACAACACTCTGGTGCATTACAATGAGCCTGCCCTCGCACCTCCTGTTACTTTAACAGGCAATAATAACAGTAATGTACTTTTACCCACAGCTAGAGTGAAGGCTATTGCAAAGGATGGTACAGAGGTTCATTTCAAAGCACTACTGGACAGTGGATCTCAAGTTTCAATAGTCACCTCAAAACTAGTCCAGCTCTTGGGTTTAACTCCCAAACAAAGTGCCACAAATATAATAGGCATATCAAATgcaaagaaccatttgaaatacTGCGTCCCGTTGGAGATTCATTCACTGAAATCAGCCTTCAAGACCACAGTAACCTGTCACGTCACCGATCAGATTACCTCTCAACTGCCCCAATCTAAAATCAATTTAGATGAGTTACAGCTTCCATCTAACATTGAATGGGCAGACGAGCAATTCAATGTGCCAAGTGACATTCACATGTTAATGGGTGCCAACATAATGTTTCAGGTGCTATTGCCGGAGAAGAGCAGTGTGACTCCTGCCAACAACAGCGGGAAGCAGTCGCCAGCTCAGAATGATCTGCACATCTTTAACACACACTTCGGCCACATCATCGGAGGGAGTCTGCCCACAG gTAGTGCTAAAATGTGA